A stretch of DNA from Prochlorococcus marinus str. SB:
AGATTTACGAAACACCCGGTCTCTCACTTTTAATCAAAGCTCACAAAGAATTAGAGAGCATAACATTAAACCCCGATGTTGTTGATTTTAAAGGAATAGTAGAAAAAAAATGGGGTCAATTAGTCTATCAAGGTTTTTGGTTTGGACCTCTTAAAGAAAGTTTAGATGCATTTATATCATCGACTCAAACATCAGTTAATGGAAGAGTAAAGATTAGACTTTATAAGGGGAACGCAATAGTTATTGGGAGAATGTCGGAACAAAATTCACTTTACAGGGAAGATTTGGCAACTTATAGCAAAGATGATGTTTTTAATCATTCTTTAGCAGAGGGTTTCATTTATATGTGGGGTATGTCTAATAAAATATGGGCTGAGTTAAATTCGAAAACAAAAGATTAACATTTAAGATTCAGCATTTTCTTTAGTTTCAGTATCTTCCTTGCTAGAAGTTGAAGTATCTGCAGTTGCTACTGGTTGTTTTTCTTGAGATTCAACTTTCACATCTGAATTATCTTTATTCTCTGAATTAGATGTATTCTTGTTCGAAGGCCTTGGCGTTGGTAAAGGGCCCTCTTGTTTGACAGTCATGTATCTAATAATATCTTCACTTAGTCTCATTGCTTTTTCAATTTTGAAGATATGTTGACCATCACCTTGATGACTTAGTTGTACGTAAATACCTTCTCTATGTTTTGCTATTTGATAGGCTAATCTTCTCTTGCCTCTCAT
This window harbors:
- the rpsF gene encoding 30S ribosomal protein S6; this encodes MNDQQSYYETMYILRPDIAEDEVTNHIDKYNKLLEEFGGTILDSQMRGKRRLAYQIAKHREGIYVQLSHQGDGQHIFKIEKAMRLSEDIIRYMTVKQEGPLPTPRPSNKNTSNSENKDNSDVKVESQEKQPVATADTSTSSKEDTETKENAES